The Sphingobacteriales bacterium nucleotide sequence TTCAGCTTTCTATAGAAATTATCTTGAGGTACGAGCTCAGGCAGAGAAGTAAAGAAAATAGTTTTAGGTTGAAATGATTTGCGTCCTTGCATGTGCGAATATACGAAGAATAAGCAAACATATGTTATATAAAAGTATTCTAAGTATATTAATATATAGTTATTTATACAGAAGATATAAAATATCAAAAAAGTCATTATTTTTACGTTGTGCAACAAACACAGCAGTTTGGCAAAATGGCGGGTTTAGTGCTAAATTCAACGGCACTTCTTCGATTGAACTTTTGTGCAAAACTGAACATTTGTGCTTCGATTTCCGCCACTTCGCCAAGCCGCAAACCGTTATGGGCAAGTTTAAAAATATTGTGCCTGCTTTGAAGTGCCGCAGGACTAACGGAAAATTCGCACTTTTACTATTTATTAGTATGTTTTCAATTCATTATTCTTATTCACAGAATGTTGTTACAAATTCAAATGGTGAAAAAATTATTCTAAATACTGATGGAACATGGTATAAAATTACTGAACAAAACCCAAAAGTAGTTGCAAATATTGAAAAAAGTGAATTAGTTCTACCAGGTGTTGTAGGTTGTAATGGCGAAAAAAGTGAACCATTATTTGTTAGTAAAATAATAGAAATAGATGGAGACAAGTTTCCATATATTGTTACAAATAAGAAAACAATATTTATGATGCAAAAGAATCCATTATTTAAAATATATCCGATTCAAGGTATTACTATCGCAAAAAATGAAACAGACATAAAAATAATTAATGATTATGAAAAAAAGCTTCTAAAAAATGAAATCAAAAACGAAATCAATATTAGTTGTTCTGATGTATTGCCATCTTCATATTCTAACTTAGAATGGTCTTTTGAAATAGATTATGTGTTATATAAAATCTACTATAGTGTTGATAAAAATAATGATGTATTTACCTTTGTATATACTCAAAATGGTGTATTCCAATTAAAAAAAGTCTGTAAAGTAATAGATTGGTCAAAATAAATTTTGCTTTTGTTCCATTATTCGTTAACTTTGTTTCGTGGAAGAAATAAGACAAATCATATTTTACAAAAACTTTTTCTATGAGTTCTTTAACGAACAAACAGAAAAAGTAAGAACTAAAATAGATGAAGTCTTGTTTATTATTTCAGTAGTTGAACGCATTCCAATTAAGTTTTTCAAGAAAATTGAAGGTGTTAAAGATTTATATGAAATTCGTATCGAGTACGAAAGTAATATCTACAGAATATTTTGCTGCTTTGACAAAGGAAAAGTAGTTGTTTTATTTAACGGTTTTCAAAAGAAATCTCAAAAAACACCAACTAAAGAAATAGACAAAGCAATTAAAATAATGAATGAATATTTTAACGAAATAAAAACAGAATAAAATGAAAACAAAAAATAAAAATATCACGACATTTTCAGAACATCTTGAAAAACAATACGGAAAAATTGGAACTGCAAAAAGAACCGAATTTGAAATTAAAGCTAAAGCTTTTGCAATTGGCGAAGTTATCAAAGAAGAAAGACATTTAGCAAAGTTGACTCAAGAACAATTAGCCGAAAAAACAGGAACAAAAAAAAGTTTTATTTCAAGAATTGAAAATGGACACAGCGACATTCAACTTTCAACTTTGTATCGACTTTTAGAAAACGGACTTGGAAGAAAAATTTCGTTGACGATTTCATAAAAAACCAGCCCATAACATCGGTGGCAGTTGCACAACGTTGTATTTTTGGGTGGCAGTTTTACATAATTTATATATCATTAAACTAATGCAATTAGAAGTTGAACAAAAAAGTTCTGCATACATATATGTAGTATTAATGCAATATCTTAGCTTGGACTTATTACAAATAAAGCTTAAAGATAGTACCATTAGGTATATTGTTTTCATGAACAATTTTGCATTGTATGGCATTTGCTAAATCTCGTATAATGTGTAAGCCAAACCCTGTTTTGGTGTTGGCTGTCGTTTTTTCTGTAAATAAATTTTCTACCTGTTCGCTTTTTATTCCACTACCATTGTCTGTTATTGACAATACAATTTGGTTGTGCTCTCTTTTTGCATTCCAAATAATTTCCGCATTTTCTGTATTCTTTAATGCTTTTACGGCATTCGCTGTAAGATTATACATAATAGTTTGCAGATAATTTTCGTCTGTATTTACTGTGAGATTTTCTATATTTATATAATGTATTTTTATATTATTTATATTGCTTTCTGAATAAAATTTTTGAATGTATGCATACAAATCATCTACCGAAACTTGCTTTTTTTGTGGATTGAAATTTTGCATCTGCGATTTACTCCACGTGAGCAATGATTCCATATTGTTGAGCAAATCATTGGCAGAGTTTTTTATTTGTAGATTACATTCGTTTCTAATTTCAGCAGGCAAATTTTCTGTACTATTTTCTTGTAGTTGCAAATAATTGACTAAGCTTGCAATCGGACTTCGCAAATCGTGACTGAGGATACCAAAGAATCTTGCTTTTAGTTGGTTAGCTTTATCTAATTCGGCATTCAACTTTCGCAAAGTATCGTTTGTTTTTTTTCTGGTTCTATTTTGATAATACAATAGAGTTCCAATAATTAATAAGGCAGCAAGTCCACAAAAAAGTATAATGCGTTCACTTCTATTTTTATCTAATTGTAGTTGATTAATTTGTAATTGTTTATCGCGTGTTTCTATTTCTCTTTTACTTTCTAAGCCAGCAATTTGGTTTTTTAAATCTTGAGAATAAACAGAATCATTCAACGTAACAAATGCTTCATAATATTCAATAGCTTTTGCATACTTTTTTTGGTCTGCCAACAATTGCGCATAAGGTTTTAGAAATTGTATTTCAAGGTCTGAGTATTTTAGTTCTCTTGATTTATTGATAGCATAGTTTAAATAATAATCTGCTTTAGTAGCAAATTCTGATTTTGACAGTTGTAGGCTATCTGGCAATGTTTTAATTAATTCTGGATGAAAGTATAGATTTTTATAAACCAGGCCACGATTACCATCATTGTATATTTTATAAAGATTATCACCATATGCTTCAAAAATTTTGGTTGCTTCTTCTGTGTATTGTAGTTGTATTTTTGGATTGTTTTCATAAGCTGATGTAAGTTGTACATTCAATCTACCAATACCTTCCACAAAATTTGCAGCTTTATTTTTCTCAAGTGATTTATTAAAATAATAAATTGCAGAATCGTTTTTTTTCTCTTTTAAATATACAGTTCCTAATATTTCATAGGCTTGTGCCTGCCAATATACATAATCAGCATCTTGTTTCCTATTGAAAATAGCTAATGCTCTGTTTACATATTCTTTAGATTTATTCAAATCAAATTGTATAAAAAGAATGACAGATATTGAATAATAGCCCATAGCCATTTGATCATCACTATTTATTTGCTTTGACAAATCTATTCCCTTTAAAAAATATTCAGTCGCTTTAGGCAAATTACTTTCTCGTTGATAAATGGCACCTATGCTATAATTACTTAGAATCACACCAAGTGAGTCTTTATTTTTTTCACTTTCTTTTAATGACAATTTAAAAAACTTTAATGCATTTACATTATCACCTTTTGCCGTATACATATTTGCTTTGTATCTATGCGCAGTAGTAATCCCTATATTCCATTTTGCTTTTTTAGCAATGTTTTCTGCAGTATCTACAATTAGTAGACCTTTATCTATATCACCATTCATTAGAGCTTGATAACTCATCTCCAAATAGGTTTCTGCCTTGACAGTATCTACTTTAGTTTTTTTTAAAGCAATATTTAAAGAGTCCATTATTAATTTATAATCTACCAGCTGTGCTTTTAGATTACAATGAAAGAATAATAGCAAAATGCAGATGAATAAAGTTTTATACATTAGATGGTTTTTATCTAAAATAAGTATATTTTCTGAATTATAAAAATGTATTATATAAAGTATAAAGTGAAGATATAAATATATTATATGTGCGAGTTATGAAATTCTAATAAAAGATAAATGAAATGCTCAAAAATCTAAATACGATTACTTATTTCAATAGTGCTGTAATTCTTTCTTTTAATGGTGGATGTGAGTAGTTGAAAAAGACATACCATTTATCAGGATTTAAGTTACTCAAATTATTGCTGCTCAGTTTTTTTAATGCATCTATTAAAAATTGTCCAGTTCCTGTTTTTTCTTTAGCATAGTTGTCTGCTTCAAATTCATTTTTGCGAGAAAATACATTCATAAATATTTCTACAACAGTAGAAATTGGACTATACAATAAACTAAAAGCTATTAAGCCTAATACAAAAACTGGCTTGTCTGATGCGTAGCCTAATGATTGTGTTAATTGTGGTAGGCTAATTGCCAAAGATAAAATGTATAAAATGATGCCCATTTGTACAACACTTATAATTATGCTTTTTTGTATGTGTTTTAGTTTATAATGACCAACTTCGTGTGCTAAAATAGCTACAAGTTCTTCTACTGTGTGGTCTTTAATTAATGTATCGTACAATACAATTGTTTTTTTACTACCTAAACCACTAAAATAGGCATTTGCTTTTGTGCTTCTTTTACTGCCATCAATTACCATAATATTAGTCAAAGGAAAATCTACTGTTTTTGCAAAAGCTTCAATTTTTTCTCTTAAACTTCCAGCTTCCAATGGTTGTAGTTTGTTGAAGATAGGAACTATCCAGCTGGTGTAAAACATTACCATAAAAATACTGAATGCAGAAAATAATATCCAAGCATATAGCCAAAATAGCTTTCCAGCATATTGATAAAATAATACAAATAAGCTAAGTAAAATACCACCAATTATTGCTGAGATAAAATAACCTTTTAGCTTATCAATAATAAATGTTTTAAGCGACATTTTGTTAAAGCCATATTTTTCTTCAATTACGAATGTGCTGTATAGTTGAAAAGGCAAACTAATAAAATCTGATGCTATCATAAACACACCAAAAAATAATAATACTTGTAATATTTCGTTACTTGTTTGTGCCTCTACCCAAAGTTGTACATGTGCAAATC carries:
- a CDS encoding type II toxin-antitoxin system RelE/ParE family toxin, with product MEEIRQIIFYKNFFYEFFNEQTEKVRTKIDEVLFIISVVERIPIKFFKKIEGVKDLYEIRIEYESNIYRIFCCFDKGKVVVLFNGFQKKSQKTPTKEIDKAIKIMNEYFNEIKTE
- a CDS encoding helix-turn-helix transcriptional regulator — protein: MKTKNKNITTFSEHLEKQYGKIGTAKRTEFEIKAKAFAIGEVIKEERHLAKLTQEQLAEKTGTKKSFISRIENGHSDIQLSTLYRLLENGLGRKISLTIS
- a CDS encoding tetratricopeptide repeat-containing sensor histidine kinase gives rise to the protein MDSLNIALKKTKVDTVKAETYLEMSYQALMNGDIDKGLLIVDTAENIAKKAKWNIGITTAHRYKANMYTAKGDNVNALKFFKLSLKESEKNKDSLGVILSNYSIGAIYQRESNLPKATEYFLKGIDLSKQINSDDQMAMGYYSISVILFIQFDLNKSKEYVNRALAIFNRKQDADYVYWQAQAYEILGTVYLKEKKNDSAIYYFNKSLEKNKAANFVEGIGRLNVQLTSAYENNPKIQLQYTEEATKIFEAYGDNLYKIYNDGNRGLVYKNLYFHPELIKTLPDSLQLSKSEFATKADYYLNYAINKSRELKYSDLEIQFLKPYAQLLADQKKYAKAIEYYEAFVTLNDSVYSQDLKNQIAGLESKREIETRDKQLQINQLQLDKNRSERIILFCGLAALLIIGTLLYYQNRTRKKTNDTLRKLNAELDKANQLKARFFGILSHDLRSPIASLVNYLQLQENSTENLPAEIRNECNLQIKNSANDLLNNMESLLTWSKSQMQNFNPQKKQVSVDDLYAYIQKFYSESNINNIKIHYINIENLTVNTDENYLQTIMYNLTANAVKALKNTENAEIIWNAKREHNQIVLSITDNGSGIKSEQVENLFTEKTTANTKTGFGLHIIRDLANAIQCKIVHENNIPNGTIFKLYL
- a CDS encoding M48 family metallopeptidase, translated to MITSGYNILFWIIITIIAIEAIIDFILDKRNSKSWLQPIPTILDDVYDVEKYKKAQNYHAEREKLSSISTVFSIVLTLVFLFIKGFAHVQLWVEAQTSNEILQVLLFFGVFMIASDFISLPFQLYSTFVIEEKYGFNKMSLKTFIIDKLKGYFISAIIGGILLSLFVLFYQYAGKLFWLYAWILFSAFSIFMVMFYTSWIVPIFNKLQPLEAGSLREKIEAFAKTVDFPLTNIMVIDGSKRSTKANAYFSGLGSKKTIVLYDTLIKDHTVEELVAILAHEVGHYKLKHIQKSIIISVVQMGIILYILSLAISLPQLTQSLGYASDKPVFVLGLIAFSLLYSPISTVVEIFMNVFSRKNEFEADNYAKEKTGTGQFLIDALKKLSSNNLSNLNPDKWYVFFNYSHPPLKERITALLK